One segment of Choloepus didactylus isolate mChoDid1 chromosome 15, mChoDid1.pri, whole genome shotgun sequence DNA contains the following:
- the STAMBPL1 gene encoding AMSH-like protease, protein MDQPFTVNSLKKLAATPDHTDVSLSPEERVRALSKLGCNITINEDITPRRYFRSGVEMERMASVYLEEGNLENAFVLYNKFITLFVEKLPNHRDYQQCVVPEKQDIMKKLKKIAFPRTDELKKDLLKKYNVEYQEYLQSKNKYKAEILKKLEYQRLIEAERKRIAQMRQQQLESEQFLFFEDQLKKQELARSQMRSPESPALSEQIDGSTLSCFSTHQNNSLLNVFADQPSKSDAANLASHSPPVNRALKPAATLSAVQMIEGLRCVVLPRDLCHKFLLLAESNTLRGIETCGILCGKLTHNEFTITHVIVPKQSAGPDYCDMENVEELFSVQDQHGLLTLGWIHTHPTQTAFLSSVDLHTHCSYQLMLPEAVAIVCSPKHRDTGVFRLTSAGMLEVSACRKKGFHPHTSEPRLFSICKHVLVKDINIVVLDLR, encoded by the exons ATGGATCAGCCATTTACTGTGAATTCTCTG aaaAAGTTAGCTGCTACGCCTGACCATACGGATGTCTCCTTAAGCCCAGAAGAGCGGGTTCGTGCCCTCAGCAAGCTTGGTTGTAATATTACGATCAATGAAGATATCACTCCACGCCGCTATTTCAGATCTGGGGTAGAAATGGAACGGATGGCATCTGTGTATTTGGaagaaggaaacttggaaaatGCCTTTGTTCTTTACAATAAATTTATAAC CTTGTTTGTAGAAAAGCTTCCCAATCATCGTGATTACCAGCAATGTGTGGTACCCGAAAAGCAGGACATCATGAAG aaactgaagaagaTTGCATTCCCAAGGACAGATGAATTGAAAAAGGaccttttaaagaaatataatgtAGAATACCAAGAATATTTGCAAAGCAAA AATAAATATAAAGCTGAAATTCTCAAAAAACTGGAATATCAGAGATTGATAGAGGCGGAAAGGAAGCGGATTGCTCAGATGCGCCAGCAGCAGCTCGAGTCGGAGCAGTTTCTGTTCTTTGAAGATCAACTCAAGAAGCAAGAATTAGCCCGAAGTCAGATGCGGAGTCCGGAAAGCCCAGCACTGTCCGAACAGATTGATGGGAGCACTTTGTCCTGCTTTTCCACACACCAAAACAACTCCTTGCTGAATGTATTTGCAGATCAACCTAGTAAAAGTGATGCAGCCAATCTCGCTAGCCACTCTCCTCCTGTAAACAGGGCTTTAAAGCCAGCTGCTACTCTAAGTGCTGTTCAGA TGATTGAAGGACTGAGATGTGTAGTTTTACCAAGAGATCTTTGCCACAAATTTCTGCTGCTGGCAGAATCTAATACACTTCGAGGAATAGAAACCTGTGGAATACTTTGTGGGAAACTG ACACATAATGAATTTACTATTACCCACGTAATCGTGCCAAAACAGTCTGCAGGACCGGACTACTGCGACATGGAGAATGTGGAAGAATTATTCAGCGTCCAGGATCAGCATGGCCTCCTCACTCTGGGATGGATCCAC acaCATCCTACCCAAACTGCATTCTTATCCAGCGTTGATCTTCACACTCACTGTTCCTATCAGCTCATGTTGCCAGAAGCTGTTGCCATCGTTTGTTCACCAAAGCATAGGGA CACTGGCGTCTTCAGGCTCACGAGTGCTGGCATGCTCGAGGTTTCCGCTTGTAGAAAGAAGGGCTTTCATCCACACACCAGCGAACCCCGGCTGTTCAGT ATATGCAAACATGTGTtggtaaaagacataaatatagtTGTGCTGGATCTGAGGTGA